The sequence TCGTTGTTCTGGATAACGCTCCAATACATCATAGCGCCATTTTTAAGGATCAAATTGAAAAATGGGAAGAAAGAGGACTTTTTCTCTATTTTATCCCCAAATATTCACCAGAATTGAATTTGATTGAAATTTTATGGAAACATATCAAGTATTTTTGGTTATCGCCCTCAGCTTATAAAGGATTCAACTTTTTGAAGGCAGAATTGGACAATATATTGGCAAATGTCGGCAAGGAATTTAGGATCTCATTTTCTTAATATGGATTTATTTTTGTCCACATGCTTAATTGCACCATTACCCAAGTGGCCTTCAATGATCTGTCCGCTGAATAAAGGCTGCGGCGCAAAGCTGGGGTTGATTCCGAAAAAGGCTGCATAATCAGCGAGCAGAATCAAAATCAGGAACATAAGCATGATGGTGTTTATGTTTAAAATTGCGCGTATCATGGTGCCTCCTCTTTTTTTTCGTTTTTGACCGGAAAAAGTGTTTCAAAAAACTGTGTGAGATAAGGGGGCACTTTATGTGAACAAATAGAGGATTAAAGAGATCGGCTTGAAACAGAACGGTTTTCAACATAATAATAAGCCCGTTGGCAAAAGATATTTAAAAAAAAGACAAAAGATGAAACTGAAATACAAACTTTTTATTGCACTGGTGTCCAGTTCCTGTCTGATCCTGCTGCTTGTGGTCGGAGTGATGCAGTTCTCCATCCGTAATAATTTCATTGGATTTTTAAATGAAGTGGAATTTCGCAAACAGACTGGAATGATAGATCTGCTAATGGACAGCTACACCCGGCATTCCGGCTGGGACATATTCAAAGGAAATCCCAGGGCATGGCACGACCTTCTGGGCCTGGCCCGGTCGGTGCAGGGCGTCACTGGGATGATTCCCCCCGGCCACTTTTTATTCCTCGGGGACAACCGCGCGGTGGTCTAAAACCGGGACCAGGGCCGCGTGGTCCTCAAGCCTTTGATCCTGCGGTTCGCCCCAATGACCCAACTTCTTTGCACCGACGGCTTTGCCTGTTTGATGAACAGAAAAACTATGTGGCCGGAGAGTGCCGTCAGGACAGTGAATTTGATTATTACCCCATTGTGCTGTCAAACAGGACCATCGGATATCTGGGCCTGGAGAACATGTCCGATATGAGAGAGCCGTTGGAGCTTGCTTTTTTAAAAAAACAAACCCAGATTGTTTATATTATCGGCTTGGGTATTCTTGTAATTTCCCTGCTGGTATCCTATGTCATTTCCAGGCAGGTGTTGGATCCGGTAAACGCCCTTGCCGGGGGAACCCGGCAGATGCGAAAGTTTAACTTTGAAACACGGGTAAATGTGAGATCAAATGATGAATTGGGTGATCTTGCCCGGGATTTCAACCGGATGGCCAGTACGCTGCAGCAGTATGAAACCATGAGAAAAAATTGGATCTCAGACATTTCACATGAACTGCGGACACCTGTTGCCGTAATCAGGAGCAAGCTTGAAGCCATCCAGGACGGTATCCGGGAGATGACGCCTGAATTTCTTGATTCGCTTCATAAAGATATCCTTGGCCTTGGCAGATTAATCAGTGATCTGCACCAGATAGCCCTGATGGACTCCGGGAATCTGTCCGTCAACCTGAAACCGGTTTCCATTGAAGCACTGCTGGATAAAAGTATTGAGGCGTTTGCCATTCGCTATGAGCAAAAGGGCATCGACATCCAAAAGGCTTGGAAGCCGGGGGCACAGTCCTTGGTTTCAGGGGATGCGGCCCTGTTGAAACGGGTATTTGCCAATCTTTTTGAAAATACATTAAAATACACGGATGCCCCAGGGGTGTTGAGACTGGACCACCGGGTCAGCGGGCCGCATATAGTCATTGAAATGGAAGACTCGGCACCGCCTGTACCGGCAGCATGCCTTGAGTCCATATTCGAGCGGCTTTACCGTTTGGAACAGTCCCGAAACAGAAGCTTAGGTGGAAGCGGACTGGGCTTAAGCATGAGCCGGGAGATCATCTCCTTGCACCAGGGGACGATTACGGCACTGTCGTCATCTTTGGGAGGGCTTAAAATCGTCATTGAACTGCCTGTAATCACAGAATCCAAAAACATCATTGAAGGATAAAAACTGCCCATGGCTGGTAAACACATATTAATCGTGGAAGACGAACCTGATATTGCAGGAATATTGAGGGACTACTTTATCAAAGAAGGATATACCGTAACCCTGATGGATCGTGGTGAGAAGGTGGTTGCCTTTGTAAAAAACGAAAACGTTTCTATTATTTTACTAGATATCATGCTGCCCGGTGTGGACGGAAAGACCATCTGCAGGGAGATCAGAAAATTTTCCGAAGTGCCTGTTCTCATGATTACGGCAAAAGTAGA comes from uncultured Desulfobacter sp. and encodes:
- a CDS encoding ATP-binding protein — protein: MHRRLCLFDEQKNYVAGECRQDSEFDYYPIVLSNRTIGYLGLENMSDMREPLELAFLKKQTQIVYIIGLGILVISLLVSYVISRQVLDPVNALAGGTRQMRKFNFETRVNVRSNDELGDLARDFNRMASTLQQYETMRKNWISDISHELRTPVAVIRSKLEAIQDGIREMTPEFLDSLHKDILGLGRLISDLHQIALMDSGNLSVNLKPVSIEALLDKSIEAFAIRYEQKGIDIQKAWKPGAQSLVSGDAALLKRVFANLFENTLKYTDAPGVLRLDHRVSGPHIVIEMEDSAPPVPAACLESIFERLYRLEQSRNRSLGGSGLGLSMSREIISLHQGTITALSSSLGGLKIVIELPVITESKNIIEG